The following nucleotide sequence is from Sphingomonas panacisoli.
TCACCCCCGCGAACGCGGGGGCCCATCACCGACGGGATGTTCTTGGCAGGCTGCGGGAGATGGGTTCCCGCTTTCGCGGGAATGACGTGACAAAGAAGGCTCCGCTTGAAGGCTTAAAGGTGCTCGAACTCGCGCGCATCCTCGCGGGGCCGTGGGCGGGCCAGGTACTCGCCGATCTCGGCGCGGAGGTGACCAAGGTCGAAAGTCCGGCAGGCGACGATACACGGACCTGGGGGCCGCCGTTCATCGAGAACCCCGACGGGACCAAGGACGCCGCCTATTACCACGCCTGCAATCGAGGGAAGTCGTCGGTCGTGCTCGACTTCACCACGCCTGAAGGCCAAGCCGCGGTCCGCCGTCTCGCCGCCGACAGCGATGTGCTGATCGAGAATTTTAAGGTCGGCGGCCTCGCCAAATACGGACTCGATTATGCCAGCCTCGCCGGAATCAATCCACGGCTGATCTATTGCTCGATCACCGGCTTCGGTCAGGACGGCCCGTACGCGTCACGCCCCGGCTACGACTTCATCATCCAGGGCATGGGCGGAATCATGGACCTGACCGGCGAGCCCGACGGCGCGCCGCAGAAGATCGGGGTCGCGATGGCCGATATCGCGACGGGGCTCTATTCGGTGATCGGCATCCAAGCGGCACTGATCCAGCGAGAGAGGACCGGGTGCGGCCAGCATATCGACATGAGCTTGCTCGACACGATGACCGGCGTGCTCGCCAATCAGGCGGCCAATTACTTCGCGAGCGGCATCACGCCGCCACGCGTCGGCAACGCGCACATGAACGTGTCGCCCTATGCGGTTTTTCCGACGAGCGACGGCTGGTTCATCCTGGCGGTCGGCAATGACGGTCAGTTCCAGCGGTTCTGCGGCGTCGTCGGGATCGCGCCCGACGAACGCTGGGCGACCAATGCCGGGCGGATCGTCCACCGCGAGCCGCTGTTTGCCGCGATCCGCGACGCGACGTCACGCTTCGAACGCGACGATCTGCTGGCCAAGCTGGAGGCGGTCGGCGTGCCGGTCGGGCCGATCAACACCGTCGAACAGGCGCTCACCGACGCGCAAGTCACTGCGCGCGGCATGGTCGTCCCTGGCGAGCGGCTCGACGGCCTGCGCACCCCGATCCGCTTCTCCGACGCCGACCTCGCGCTCGGCCGGTTCGCCCCACGGCTCGGCGAGCGCCAGCCCCATTAGGCGTCGGCATAGTCCTCGGCGGGACGACGGGCGTACACACCGAACGCCGCGATGATCGCATAGCACGCCGCCGGTAGCAGCAGCGCCAGCGCCAGGCTGCCGGTCGTATCGGCCAGCGCGCCGGTCGCCAGCGGCAGCACTGCGCCGCCGAAGATCGCGACGTTGATGATCCCGGACCCATCGGCCGCCCGCGCACCGAGTTTTTCGCACGCCAGCGTGAAGATCGTCGGGAACATGATCGAGTTCATCAGACCGATCAACAGAAGACTGTAGCCCGACGTCGTGCCGGTCGTGTGGGTCGAAACAGCGATCAGCGCGATCGCACCGATCGCGACGCCCGCCAGCACCTTGCCCGGGCTCATCAGGCGCAGCACCAGCGAACCGATGAAGCGCCCAATCATGGCGCAGCCCCAATAGACGAAGATCAGGCCGCCCGCCGCTTCGGTCGTCAGCCCCATGACGTTCGATTGCTTGAGGTAGTTGACGATCAGCGAGCCGATCGAGACCTCGGCGCCGACATACAGGAAGATGCACAACGCGCCGAACGCGAAGCGCGGCCGCCCGAGCAAATCGAGTCCGGCGAGACCGGTACCGGCCTGATGCGCCTCCCCCTTCAATCGGTTGCGAAACGACCAGACGACCGCCGCGACGATCGCTAGCGCTACCGCGAGGCCGAGATAGCCGTGCACGATCGCCTGACTCTCGGCGGTGCGATAGGAATCGAGCGCCGGTCCGCTCAGGTCCTTCGCCTGAACTTTGGCCAGACTACCGAGTATAAGCGCGGCTCCCGCGATCGGGAAAAGCGTCGTGCCGAGCGAGTTGAACGCTTGGGCAAACGTCAACCGGCTGGAGGCAGTTTTGGGTGGACCGAGCAAGGTGATGAGCGGATTGGCAACGATCTGGACCAGCACGACGCCGGTCGCCAGCACGAACAGCGCGAACAGGAACAATTCGTAGGTCGCCGTGCTCGATGCCGGGATGAACAGCAGACAGCCGACCATCATCGTCAGCAGCCCCGCCGCCGCGCCGCGCATATAGCCTATCTTCTTGACCAGCATCGCGCCGGGAATGCCGATAACCGCATAGGCGGTGAAGAAACAGAACTGCACCAGCATCGCCTGCGTGTAGTTGAGCGTGAACAGCTCTTTCAGCTTCGGAATGATGACGTCGTTCAGGCTGGTGATGCCGCCGAAGATGAAGAACAGCGCAAAGACGAAGACCTGCAAGCCTGGGGCGTTCACACCCTCGTGCGTTGCGCCCACCGTGTCTGGATTGGTCGACGCCGCAACGCCCGGATTGATGGCCATGAACTCGCTCTCCCTGCGACCGGTCTGGAACCGGTTCCGGGCGCCTTGATGGACCAGCTTGGGTTACGCCGCAACCCGTCGCGAGTTGGCAGTTGTGAACGTTATCAATCGAAGCGATAGCCCGAGATGTCCCAGCCCAGCACGTTGCTGGCGTGATCGCGCACCGCGGACCCGTCACCGCCCGCGCCGAGCGCCACCATGAGCGGTAGCAGATGCTCCTCACGCGGGTGGGCAAACTTGGCGTGGGGCAGACTAGCCCAATTGGCGACGCGTTCGGCGCGGCGGGTCGGATCATCGTCTGTAACGGCAGCAGTCAGCGCTTCGTCCCACTGACGCGACCGCTCGACCGCGGCCTCACCGCGGACGCGCAGATTATGGAAGCTCATGCCCGACCCGACGATCAGCACGCCGTCGTCGCGCAACGGCGCCAGTGCGCGACCGATGGCGATATGGTCGGCCGGATCGAGATCGGCGCGGAGCGACATCTGGACGAGCGGAATGTCGGCGTTCGGCACGGCAACCTTCATCGGAATGAAGACGCCATGATCCCAACCGCGCTCATGCTCCTCGCGCGTTTCGAAACCGGCGCGATTCAGTAACGCGGCGGCGCGGCGCGCGAGGTCGGGCGCACCAGACGCGTCCCAGCGCAGGTGATAGGTGTGCTCGGGAAAGCCGTAATAATCGTAGAGCAAGCCGGGGCGCGTGCCCGTGTGCAGCGTGATCGCCGATTCCTCCCAATGGCCCGACACCAACAGGATCGCCTTGGGCCGCTCGGGCAGGCTGGCGATCAGGCCGGCGAGGTAATCCTCCATCGGCTGCCACATTGCGTCGGACGGACCGCCATCGGGGTCTACGAAGAAACAGGGGCCGCCGCCATGCGGCACGAACAGAGTGGGAAGTGTCATGCGCCAGATATCGCCCTGCCCTTCCCCTTCGACAATGTCGCTGGCGGAAACGGCGCGTTTCCGACTATCGGTGCGCGGTGACCAAATTCACCGTGAACAATCAGCCGGTCGAATATCGCGTGGACCCGGCGACACCCTTGCTGTTCGCGTTGCGCGACGCGTCGAACCTGACCGGCACCAAATATGGCTGCGGCACCGGGCATTGCGGCGCGTGCATCGTCGACGTGGACGGCGCGGCCAAGAAAGCGTGCCAAGTCCCGATCGGATCGATCGAGGGCAGCTTCGTCACCACGATCGAGGGGTTGTCGCACGACCGCAGCCACCCGATCCAGGCCGCGTTCCTGGCGGAGAATGTCAGCCAGTGCGGCTTCTGCATCCCCGGCATGGTGATGGCGGCGTCGGTGCTGCTGCGGAACAACCCGCGCCCCAGCGAGGACCAGATCCGCACCGGGATCACCAATATCTGCCGCTGCGGCATCTACCCTCGATTGGTCGAGGCGATCCAACGAGCCGGGCGTATCCAGCGCGGCGAGGACACAGTCGCGAGTCCGCGGCCCGGCGTTGATCCTTCGGACGCCGCGCGCGTTGTCCCCGCATTGACGCCTGCGCCCTAGAATTCTTTCTGTTAGCTGACGGGCCAATTCAGGATCGCGTCAGCGCGACTCGGGCAAAGAGGCGTCATCGTAGGGCCGGCTTGTGCGCCGGCGGATGGAGTTACGTGGATGCGTAAGACTTTTCTTCTCGGGCTGATGGCGGCGGCGGCGATCGTGCCGGCGATGGCGTCGGCACAGGATCGTGATGGCTGGCGTGGTCGTCGTGGCGGCGGCGACTCGAGTGCGAGCCAACCGCAGGGCAACAATGGCGGAAATCGTGGCAACGGTGGCGGCTGGCGTGGCCGTGGCGACGGCGCTTCGACGCCGACCCCCGCTCCCGCCCCGGCGCCCCAGGCGCGTGGCGACGGTGGCAACCGCTTCGGCGGTTGGGCCGGTCGCAACAATGGCGGCAGCAACGGCGGCGGCTTCGTCAATCGCGGCGAGGACCAGAACCGTGCGCGTCCCGACCGCAATCGTTGGAACGGCAATGGCGGCAACAACGACGGCAACCGCTCCGGTGGCTGGGCCGGCCGCAACGGCGGCGGAAACCCCGACGCGAACGACCAGGCACGGGCACAGGCCGAGGCGCGGGCGCGCGCCGATCGCAACCGCTTCGACGGCAACCGCACCAACAACGGCTGGCGCGGCGACCGCAATAACGGCTGGAACGGCAACAATCGCAACTGGAACGGCGACAATCGCTGGCGCGGCAATGACGGCAATCGCGGCGGCAATTGGAACCGCGGCTGGCGCGGCAACAATCAGTATGATTGGCAGCGTTACCGCACGTCGAACCGCAACGCCTTCCGCCTGCCGCGTTACTATGCGCCGTATGGCTGGAGCTACGGCTATCGCCGGTTCTCAATCGGCTTTGTGCTCGATCAGGTTCTGTTCGGCCAGAATTACTGGATCGACGACCCCTACGATTATCGCTTACCGGAGGCGTATGGCGAGTATCGCTGGGTGCGCTACTACAACGACGCGTTGCTGGTCGACATCTACACCGGCGAAGTCGTCGATACCGTCTACGACATCTTTTACTGAGATCGTCGCGTAGAAGCTTGAGCCCGGGAATTCGTTCCCGGGCTCTTGCCTTTCGGGGCCAGCGGCGAAGAGTCCCGGCCATGCTAGGCACGAAGAAGATCACCGCCGGCGGCCCGTCGAAGGACCGCGCCCGTATTGGCCAGACCGTAGCCGCGCGGCTCGACGCCAATCCGCGGATGCAGCCCGCTTTGGTCGGCGCGGCACAAGCTTATTACCATCTCGATTTCCTCAATCCGACGCAGTGCGACACGCTGATCCGGATCATCGACGGCAACCGCCGTCCTTCGACCCTGCTGTCCGATCGGCCCGAGCGCGAGGATTACGGTTTCCGCACCAGCGAGAGCTGCGACATGGATCGCTGGTCGCCGGACGTGCAGCCGATCGACGATTCGATCGCCGACCTGCTCGGCCTGCCTGCGGTCAGCGGCGAGACGATGCAGGGGCAGCGCTACGCCCCCGGCCAGCAATTCCGCGCGCACCACGATTTCTTCCACGAAAACCAGAAATACTGGCCGGAGATGAGGCGCAGCGGCGGGCAGCGGACCTGGACCGCGATGATTTATCTGAACGACGTGGAGGAAGGCGGCGCGACCTGGTTCCCCGAAGCCGGCCTGCGCGTCGCGCCGCGACGCGGCCTTCTGCTCGCGTGGAACAACATGAGCGCCGACGGTAGCCCCAACACGCTGACGCTGCACGAGGGCATGCCGGTGGTGCAGGGCGTCAAGTACATCATCACCAAGTGGTTCCGCGAAGGCACCTGGCTGCGATAGATAGCGGGCCGTGACCGACACGATCCTCAACATCACGCGGTCGATCCTGGGCCAGCCGTGGCGCTGGCGCGCGCTCGCCGCCGACGCGCGCGATCCGGGGTTCCAGCCGGACGATCTGGTGACGCAATTGCTGCTGTCGCGCGGGGTGTCGCGCGACGATCTCGACGCCAATCGATCGCCGAGCATCCGCGGCTTCATGCCCGACCCCTCGATCTTCAACGACATGGACAAGGCGGCGGCCAGGCTGGCCGATGCGGTCCAGGCGGGCGAGGCCGTTACCGTGTTCGGCGATTATGACGTCGACGGCGCGACGTCGGCGGCGCTGATGATCCGGTTGCTGCGCGGGCTC
It contains:
- a CDS encoding RcnB family protein, which codes for MRKTFLLGLMAAAAIVPAMASAQDRDGWRGRRGGGDSSASQPQGNNGGNRGNGGGWRGRGDGASTPTPAPAPAPQARGDGGNRFGGWAGRNNGGSNGGGFVNRGEDQNRARPDRNRWNGNGGNNDGNRSGGWAGRNGGGNPDANDQARAQAEARARADRNRFDGNRTNNGWRGDRNNGWNGNNRNWNGDNRWRGNDGNRGGNWNRGWRGNNQYDWQRYRTSNRNAFRLPRYYAPYGWSYGYRRFSIGFVLDQVLFGQNYWIDDPYDYRLPEAYGEYRWVRYYNDALLVDIYTGEVVDTVYDIFY
- a CDS encoding prolyl hydroxylase family protein — its product is MLGTKKITAGGPSKDRARIGQTVAARLDANPRMQPALVGAAQAYYHLDFLNPTQCDTLIRIIDGNRRPSTLLSDRPEREDYGFRTSESCDMDRWSPDVQPIDDSIADLLGLPAVSGETMQGQRYAPGQQFRAHHDFFHENQKYWPEMRRSGGQRTWTAMIYLNDVEEGGATWFPEAGLRVAPRRGLLLAWNNMSADGSPNTLTLHEGMPVVQGVKYIITKWFREGTWLR
- a CDS encoding CaiB/BaiF CoA transferase family protein, with amino-acid sequence MTKKAPLEGLKVLELARILAGPWAGQVLADLGAEVTKVESPAGDDTRTWGPPFIENPDGTKDAAYYHACNRGKSSVVLDFTTPEGQAAVRRLAADSDVLIENFKVGGLAKYGLDYASLAGINPRLIYCSITGFGQDGPYASRPGYDFIIQGMGGIMDLTGEPDGAPQKIGVAMADIATGLYSVIGIQAALIQRERTGCGQHIDMSLLDTMTGVLANQAANYFASGITPPRVGNAHMNVSPYAVFPTSDGWFILAVGNDGQFQRFCGVVGIAPDERWATNAGRIVHREPLFAAIRDATSRFERDDLLAKLEAVGVPVGPINTVEQALTDAQVTARGMVVPGERLDGLRTPIRFSDADLALGRFAPRLGERQPH
- a CDS encoding sugar MFS transporter is translated as MAINPGVAASTNPDTVGATHEGVNAPGLQVFVFALFFIFGGITSLNDVIIPKLKELFTLNYTQAMLVQFCFFTAYAVIGIPGAMLVKKIGYMRGAAAGLLTMMVGCLLFIPASSTATYELFLFALFVLATGVVLVQIVANPLITLLGPPKTASSRLTFAQAFNSLGTTLFPIAGAALILGSLAKVQAKDLSGPALDSYRTAESQAIVHGYLGLAVALAIVAAVVWSFRNRLKGEAHQAGTGLAGLDLLGRPRFAFGALCIFLYVGAEVSIGSLIVNYLKQSNVMGLTTEAAGGLIFVYWGCAMIGRFIGSLVLRLMSPGKVLAGVAIGAIALIAVSTHTTGTTSGYSLLLIGLMNSIMFPTIFTLACEKLGARAADGSGIINVAIFGGAVLPLATGALADTTGSLALALLLPAACYAIIAAFGVYARRPAEDYADA
- a CDS encoding DODA-type extradiol aromatic ring-opening family dioxygenase encodes the protein MTLPTLFVPHGGGPCFFVDPDGGPSDAMWQPMEDYLAGLIASLPERPKAILLVSGHWEESAITLHTGTRPGLLYDYYGFPEHTYHLRWDASGAPDLARRAAALLNRAGFETREEHERGWDHGVFIPMKVAVPNADIPLVQMSLRADLDPADHIAIGRALAPLRDDGVLIVGSGMSFHNLRVRGEAAVERSRQWDEALTAAVTDDDPTRRAERVANWASLPHAKFAHPREEHLLPLMVALGAGGDGSAVRDHASNVLGWDISGYRFD
- a CDS encoding (2Fe-2S)-binding protein translates to MTKFTVNNQPVEYRVDPATPLLFALRDASNLTGTKYGCGTGHCGACIVDVDGAAKKACQVPIGSIEGSFVTTIEGLSHDRSHPIQAAFLAENVSQCGFCIPGMVMAASVLLRNNPRPSEDQIRTGITNICRCGIYPRLVEAIQRAGRIQRGEDTVASPRPGVDPSDAARVVPALTPAP